A genomic region of Trichothermofontia sichuanensis B231 contains the following coding sequences:
- the hpsA gene encoding hormogonium polysaccharide biosynthesis protein HpsA: MSNRNSRKSLSPAQPQEIRQQHWLLRFWLIHYRASTASSRSPVATSSGFVLPTMIFVLLATVMVMGAMIFRSYNRTTQVSGARQQATIANAATPAIERAKAKLEYMFTKDARLPSGRIRDDQIAGILLNNGQGGTAIDPVDLYKLPDETWVTEQQLNLDFNQDGTINNDQRVPLWRFNDPATNSTIVYGIFFNVARRNGTTLVTSVYADETSNTPAGIAKPNSLIVRNGPIAAAPACGASAGGSGGDILPSDGWFNVGSTGNSKRAFQVMAIAVPQTLTDNNPNNNPPNPAIATLQYQQDREIKPGNTYGAWFRYDLEIFPGPNFNWNGRTYSAGSTFITSNSGFTSYLISSPRSCYYMPVENSEIASGGLFAIGSMRDNNWNANTVTIHLHPGSPVDPVNAANNGYVVVTNANDAVNQTGITPIVLAADPVQMVTRDKTLPRGLADYASKLAGNWSTNILSQRQRVVVNKTICPPYVDDLYRADNRYGPKPTYNRSVQVDGQCQAEPFTEEQGSIATDPELVREQPEPAPNGEPGDPAKVGLDGYWERRAMNEGLRIVVGQRLELGNMHGWQSAANADDPNADPLNPPPANAATGSSMAGREHEQRQWRTLRDNLAAVQAMAVYHTASNTPQFPIACVAATSHPGTQQTIINSTTFTRPQFPDGTFMAATTSTGVPNVYTGFLNGNGTNGWEFNPPGPDGTEAGFRTAIDNPSSPLNKALTNLAYMAGDPYGAFPPRQDSYATPATAAVPNLPVTHPFPTLTMWGDFSNLRRIMNRLNGLQGETNINYNDLSPADKTTLHTAACTIQMLAHNLRIEQDIFTAAGNISGGEWTSSFNSDIKQKLINFTPSGGSAGYGSIIGKRPSDGTVIICKDSNTGNAQWPAPNSSSTDLFFLAGDPGCPLKANFLNPSHPDYFGNYFSKFKLEDWIDALEIMKTYGNATQAATYTKIINGLKQSIVGLAVIRDRRLGFNTTGSITGNISGAYNPTTGIFTVPGTNWGNFPQGTQIKLACDPATLGGNTTITVDDPFAPNLNQEAGQLGWAFIYCGAANPPRYPALYYLFPLQGLDHDHDGLGANDAQPATEPYIGSSYIQHEAINGNSTNIYQAVDPASIALSPRLPANWLLPNTTTATGRINTIVDAYTATGTNTNRYLAFLDKGMFNGREMMGVRVLDLDLDLLRRTTTTGAPFNASLAQSWLSNTGIVYAFREDAVREDAIARPRATGITEFGACNQVYTATGTPELLTDSCRMNAVGASPQDPPIFVGTTSLPNVEPPTYPLYSTLASDRRGISIKPVDFFADPDRRPHGFRLRNGADLRRIPDPPTDFQMRGLSFVSDNPVYIMTDNNEFNAHKSGNTLIEEFTQPLPDTWGFTQFYNNRTTLNSPPFASVNDQWRPTEILADGITILSRTFADGWIAQGIRGMGTSSYRSLNSPINTGQPTTATPPAYGNTAELPWLRENGLFSRDVNMASPIKISRRGFPLYCKRDMNGDGDTIDNVDVPPSSQDNTKSCVELGGQPQEYGREVPDNGPRPANNTNRTFITFATDKSLQSAAANQRVNAMLISGITPSRVWSAYGGMHNFPRFLETWGNLFISGTLMQLSFSNYATAPFDQDSWEPGSDPLSAEYIKYYGAPQRRWGYDVALQYAPATPVSLRMAELTRSRDEFYRELSATDPYVCVLRRAINFPCN; this comes from the coding sequence ATGTCGAACCGCAACTCCAGGAAATCCCTATCCCCCGCCCAACCACAGGAAATCCGGCAGCAACACTGGCTGCTACGGTTCTGGCTAATTCACTATCGTGCTTCTACTGCGTCTTCCCGATCGCCAGTGGCCACGAGCAGTGGTTTTGTGTTGCCGACGATGATTTTTGTGCTGTTGGCGACGGTAATGGTGATGGGGGCGATGATCTTCCGGTCCTATAACCGCACGACCCAGGTTTCAGGGGCACGACAACAGGCCACGATCGCCAACGCCGCAACCCCCGCGATCGAACGGGCCAAGGCCAAACTGGAGTATATGTTTACCAAGGATGCGCGGTTACCGTCAGGGCGGATTCGGGACGATCAAATTGCGGGAATTCTCCTGAATAATGGCCAGGGGGGAACGGCTATAGATCCAGTGGATCTCTACAAGCTGCCGGATGAAACGTGGGTAACGGAGCAGCAACTTAACCTGGATTTTAATCAAGATGGCACGATCAACAATGACCAGAGAGTGCCGCTGTGGCGGTTTAATGACCCAGCGACGAATAGCACGATCGTCTACGGTATTTTCTTTAATGTGGCTCGTCGCAATGGGACGACGTTGGTAACCAGTGTTTATGCGGATGAGACGAGCAATACCCCGGCGGGTATCGCTAAGCCCAACAGTTTGATTGTGCGTAATGGCCCGATCGCGGCGGCTCCGGCCTGCGGGGCGAGTGCCGGTGGCAGTGGTGGAGACATTCTGCCCTCAGATGGTTGGTTTAACGTTGGTTCGACCGGGAATAGCAAGCGGGCGTTTCAGGTGATGGCGATCGCGGTGCCACAAACGCTGACCGATAATAATCCCAACAATAATCCGCCTAATCCCGCGATCGCGACGTTGCAATATCAACAGGATCGGGAAATCAAACCGGGGAATACCTACGGGGCCTGGTTCCGCTACGACCTCGAAATTTTCCCTGGCCCGAATTTTAACTGGAATGGCCGCACCTACTCCGCGGGGAGTACCTTCATCACCTCCAATAGTGGTTTTACCTCGTACCTCATCAGTTCTCCCCGTTCCTGCTACTATATGCCGGTGGAGAACTCGGAAATAGCCTCTGGGGGGTTGTTTGCCATTGGCTCAATGCGGGATAACAACTGGAATGCCAACACAGTGACGATTCACCTGCATCCGGGGTCGCCGGTCGATCCGGTTAATGCTGCTAATAATGGCTATGTTGTGGTCACAAATGCCAATGATGCGGTGAACCAAACGGGCATTACGCCGATCGTCCTAGCGGCAGATCCGGTGCAAATGGTCACCCGTGATAAAACTCTGCCGCGGGGATTGGCGGATTACGCCAGTAAGCTGGCTGGGAATTGGTCAACAAATATCCTCTCGCAGAGACAGCGGGTGGTTGTGAATAAGACGATCTGTCCGCCCTATGTGGACGATCTCTATCGGGCGGACAACCGCTATGGGCCGAAACCGACCTATAACCGATCGGTTCAGGTCGACGGTCAATGTCAAGCCGAACCCTTTACCGAGGAACAGGGGAGTATTGCCACCGATCCGGAATTAGTTCGGGAGCAGCCGGAACCCGCTCCGAACGGTGAGCCGGGGGATCCGGCGAAGGTAGGGTTGGATGGCTACTGGGAACGGCGGGCCATGAATGAGGGCCTGCGGATTGTGGTAGGTCAGCGGCTGGAGTTGGGGAATATGCATGGCTGGCAGTCAGCCGCCAATGCGGATGATCCTAATGCCGATCCCCTGAATCCCCCCCCTGCCAATGCAGCTACGGGTAGCTCTATGGCGGGTCGTGAGCATGAGCAACGCCAGTGGCGCACCCTGCGGGATAACTTGGCAGCAGTCCAGGCAATGGCGGTGTACCACACGGCTAGCAATACTCCCCAGTTCCCGATCGCCTGTGTGGCGGCAACCTCCCATCCGGGTACGCAACAAACCATTATCAACAGCACCACGTTTACGCGTCCCCAATTCCCCGATGGTACCTTTATGGCGGCTACCACCAGTACAGGGGTTCCCAATGTGTATACGGGCTTTTTGAACGGCAATGGTACAAATGGTTGGGAGTTTAACCCCCCAGGGCCAGATGGTACGGAGGCGGGCTTCCGCACTGCGATCGACAATCCCAGTAGTCCGTTGAATAAGGCGCTGACCAACCTGGCCTATATGGCGGGCGATCCCTATGGTGCTTTCCCACCACGGCAGGATTCCTATGCCACACCGGCGACGGCGGCTGTGCCTAACCTGCCGGTTACGCATCCCTTCCCAACCCTAACAATGTGGGGGGATTTCTCGAACCTGCGTCGGATCATGAACCGGCTGAATGGGTTACAGGGTGAGACCAATATTAACTATAACGACCTCAGCCCTGCCGACAAAACCACGCTCCATACGGCAGCCTGCACGATCCAGATGTTGGCCCATAACCTGCGGATTGAACAGGATATCTTTACTGCTGCTGGGAATATCTCCGGTGGGGAATGGACGAGCAGCTTCAACTCCGATATCAAACAGAAGCTCATAAACTTTACGCCTTCTGGGGGCAGTGCGGGGTATGGTTCGATCATAGGGAAGCGACCCAGTGATGGCACCGTCATCATCTGCAAAGATAGCAATACGGGCAACGCCCAGTGGCCAGCACCTAACAGCAGTTCGACGGATCTCTTTTTCCTTGCGGGTGATCCGGGCTGTCCATTAAAGGCTAATTTCCTCAATCCCAGTCACCCTGATTACTTCGGTAATTACTTCAGTAAGTTCAAACTGGAGGATTGGATTGATGCCCTTGAAATTATGAAAACCTATGGGAATGCGACCCAAGCTGCTACCTATACCAAGATTATTAATGGTCTGAAGCAATCGATTGTCGGTTTGGCGGTTATTCGCGATCGTCGCCTGGGATTTAATACCACTGGCTCGATCACAGGCAATATCAGTGGTGCCTACAACCCGACGACGGGGATCTTTACCGTACCAGGGACTAACTGGGGTAATTTCCCGCAGGGTACTCAAATTAAACTCGCCTGTGATCCGGCGACGTTGGGGGGGAACACCACGATTACTGTTGATGATCCCTTTGCCCCGAATCTGAACCAAGAGGCGGGTCAGTTGGGTTGGGCGTTTATTTATTGTGGGGCTGCTAACCCCCCGCGCTATCCGGCCCTATATTATCTCTTCCCGCTGCAGGGGTTGGATCATGACCATGATGGTTTAGGGGCCAATGATGCCCAACCCGCCACTGAACCCTACATTGGGTCAAGCTATATCCAACATGAGGCCATTAACGGCAACAGCACCAATATTTATCAAGCCGTTGACCCAGCCAGCATTGCCCTCTCGCCGCGGCTCCCGGCGAATTGGCTCCTGCCCAACACGACCACGGCTACTGGGCGGATCAACACTATTGTGGATGCCTACACCGCAACGGGGACGAACACCAATCGCTATCTGGCTTTCCTGGATAAGGGGATGTTTAATGGTCGCGAAATGATGGGGGTGCGGGTTCTGGATCTTGACCTTGACCTGCTGCGACGCACGACGACGACAGGTGCTCCCTTTAATGCCTCCCTCGCTCAAAGCTGGCTCTCGAATACGGGGATTGTCTATGCTTTCCGTGAAGACGCCGTGCGTGAAGATGCGATCGCCCGTCCCCGGGCCACTGGCATTACAGAGTTTGGTGCTTGCAATCAGGTTTACACTGCTACGGGTACTCCAGAACTATTGACGGACTCCTGTCGGATGAATGCCGTGGGAGCATCCCCCCAAGATCCCCCAATTTTTGTCGGGACTACCTCCCTGCCCAATGTTGAACCGCCGACCTACCCGCTCTATAGCACGCTTGCCAGTGACCGCCGGGGAATTAGTATTAAACCCGTTGACTTCTTTGCCGATCCCGATCGCCGCCCCCACGGCTTCCGCCTGCGCAACGGGGCAGATCTGCGCCGTATCCCGGATCCGCCGACGGATTTCCAAATGCGGGGCTTGTCCTTCGTCTCCGACAATCCGGTCTACATTATGACCGACAACAACGAATTCAATGCCCATAAGTCGGGGAATACCTTGATCGAAGAATTTACTCAACCGCTCCCCGATACCTGGGGGTTCACCCAGTTCTATAACAACCGTACCACCCTCAACTCGCCGCCCTTCGCCTCCGTCAATGACCAATGGCGACCCACCGAAATTCTCGCTGATGGCATTACGATTCTTTCCCGCACCTTCGCTGATGGCTGGATTGCCCAGGGTATCCGGGGTATGGGGACCAGTTCCTACCGTTCCCTCAACAGCCCCATCAATACTGGGCAACCTACTACGGCGACACCGCCAGCCTACGGTAATACGGCTGAGTTGCCTTGGCTGCGGGAAAATGGTCTATTCTCGCGGGATGTGAATATGGCATCACCAATCAAGATCTCGCGGCGCGGCTTCCCCCTGTATTGCAAGCGCGATATGAATGGCGACGGCGATACGATTGATAATGTGGATGTGCCCCCCTCTAGCCAAGACAACACGAAGTCGTGTGTTGAATTAGGGGGGCAACCTCAGGAATATGGCCGGGAAGTGCCGGACAATGGTCCGCGCCCTGCTAACAATACCAACCGCACGTTCATTACTTTTGCCACTGACAAGAGCCTACAATCCGCAGCGGCGAACCAACGCGTCAACGCCATGTTGATCAGCGGTATCACGCCTTCCCGTGTCTGGAGTGCCTATGGAGGGATGCACAACTTCCCCCGTTTCCTTGAAACCTGGGGCAACCTGTTTATCAGTGGTACCCTGATGCAACTGAGTTTCAGCAACTATGCCACCGCGCCATTCGACCAGGATAGCTGGGAACCCGGTAGCGACCCCCTGTCGGCTGAATACATTAAATACTACGGTGCACCTCAGCGCCGCTGGGGGTATGATGTCGCGTTGCAGTATGCGCCCGCAACGCCGGTATCCCTACGGATGGCTGAGTTAACGCGATCGCGGGATGAGTTCTATCGGGAGCTATCGGCGACTGACCCCTATGTGTGTGTGCTGCGACGTGCCATTAACTTCCCCTGTAATTAA
- a CDS encoding PilW family protein gives MTTHRWYPLLRTLLLTQRPTPPQTAKNRATQGFTVVELLIGAFIGFMALSGLLYLMTQVLQTEQRDVARVETQQEMSLALNFIREELQEAIYVYPGGCLNTLVSSDCPARTTTLNAGLGLADNNVNNIPVLAFWKYEQLPYTATDPLPADCTTLPTSAQGECTAARVARNAMTLVIYTLRRNNDTTLWRGPARLIRYQLRKYASLSTPTAMATNYANDPSDPNFLTWVCQNGTVSNGCNIANNGSVLIDYVDFWPAQTSVTSTQPCVTNDYSRSPLNPAINASNGSDSFYACIARPPIQETSIDFMQDVQVFLRGNAVTRAGLPANSRPPSYLPNLDTRVQVRSAFRRTPPTLN, from the coding sequence ATGACTACCCACCGCTGGTATCCGCTTCTGCGCACCCTACTGCTGACGCAGCGGCCCACTCCTCCCCAAACCGCAAAAAACCGCGCGACCCAAGGGTTTACGGTCGTTGAACTGTTGATTGGGGCCTTCATTGGTTTCATGGCGCTCTCGGGTTTGCTCTATCTGATGACTCAGGTTCTGCAAACTGAGCAACGGGATGTTGCCCGGGTCGAAACCCAACAGGAAATGTCATTGGCTCTGAACTTCATCCGTGAGGAGTTGCAGGAGGCGATCTACGTCTATCCGGGCGGTTGTCTGAACACCTTGGTTAGCAGTGATTGTCCGGCCCGGACTACCACCCTCAATGCAGGATTGGGCCTAGCGGACAATAACGTGAACAATATTCCTGTCTTGGCCTTCTGGAAGTACGAACAACTTCCCTATACGGCTACTGATCCGCTGCCAGCCGACTGTACCACGCTTCCCACCAGTGCGCAGGGGGAATGCACGGCTGCCCGGGTTGCCCGCAATGCTATGACGCTGGTGATCTATACCCTACGTCGTAACAATGACACTACCCTCTGGCGGGGGCCGGCGCGCCTAATCCGCTACCAACTCCGCAAGTATGCTAGCCTGTCAACCCCAACGGCAATGGCTACCAACTATGCCAATGACCCCAGTGATCCCAACTTTCTCACGTGGGTCTGCCAAAATGGCACGGTGAGCAATGGGTGTAATATTGCCAACAATGGCAGTGTTTTGATTGACTATGTAGACTTCTGGCCGGCCCAAACATCTGTTACGAGTACACAACCCTGTGTAACCAACGACTACAGCCGCTCGCCCCTCAACCCGGCGATTAATGCAAGCAATGGGAGCGACAGCTTCTATGCTTGCATTGCTCGACCGCCGATCCAGGAAACCTCGATCGACTTTATGCAAGATGTGCAGGTTTTCCTGCGGGGGAATGCGGTTACCCGTGCGGGCCTCCCTGCCAATAGCCGCCCCCCCAGTTATCTGCCTAACCTGGACACTCGTGTCCAAGTCCGCAGCGCTTTCCGCCGTACTCCCCCTACTCTCAACTAA
- a CDS encoding pilus assembly FimT family protein: MLSTQKRPVPASATAGFTLIELVVVVVMLGVLATLAAPAWQTVMNRQRVAVAQRDALAAIREAQANTQRDIRPWQTCFRTNNNRVEVLVHPIAPPNNPLNCPTNNPGWRYLGGETSKDVQILASNTNLPLRNGMPSVRFDFNGRLSAEGAATGTIVGNSERITFAPRGQSGPRRCVILPSILGAARSARDAACNP; this comes from the coding sequence ATGTTATCTACCCAGAAGCGACCTGTCCCTGCCTCTGCTACGGCAGGCTTTACCTTAATCGAACTCGTCGTTGTGGTGGTGATGTTAGGGGTACTTGCCACGCTGGCTGCCCCAGCTTGGCAAACGGTGATGAATCGCCAACGGGTGGCTGTGGCCCAGCGGGATGCCTTGGCCGCAATCCGGGAAGCCCAAGCCAATACCCAACGGGATATTCGCCCCTGGCAAACTTGCTTCCGCACCAACAATAACCGGGTTGAAGTGCTGGTCCATCCGATCGCGCCGCCCAATAACCCACTGAACTGTCCTACCAACAATCCCGGCTGGCGTTACCTAGGGGGTGAAACTTCTAAAGACGTTCAAATCTTAGCGAGCAACACTAATCTGCCTCTACGCAATGGAATGCCGAGTGTCCGCTTCGACTTTAACGGTCGCTTAAGCGCTGAGGGGGCGGCTACGGGCACGATCGTGGGTAACAGTGAACGAATTACGTTTGCACCCAGAGGCCAGTCAGGACCTCGCCGGTGTGTGATCTTGCCCAGTATTCTGGGGGCGGCGCGATCGGCACGCGATGCTGCCTGTAATCCGTAA
- a CDS encoding pilus assembly FimT family protein, which produces MTLILPRQQLCQLPSSKLSTTGFTLIESLTVVVILGILAAIVAPTWKTLLDRQHVNAAQREILASFREAQFNAQRDLRDWQVCFRTQNGRVETLVHAQTQSDPIGCPTNDPRWRPLAGEISRNLQITNATLPIRNGYPSSRFLFNGRVTGAGATGSSLGTGRIVITPKGQVAPKRCVFISTILGTIRSAKGEQCN; this is translated from the coding sequence ATGACCCTAATCCTACCACGGCAGCAACTGTGCCAACTGCCCTCTTCCAAGCTGTCTACTACCGGGTTTACCCTCATCGAAAGCTTAACAGTTGTTGTGATCTTGGGTATCCTAGCTGCGATCGTGGCCCCGACCTGGAAAACTCTTCTCGATCGTCAGCATGTCAACGCGGCGCAGCGGGAAATCCTAGCCAGTTTTCGTGAAGCCCAGTTTAATGCCCAACGAGATCTGCGGGACTGGCAGGTTTGCTTCCGTACCCAAAACGGACGGGTGGAAACCCTGGTTCATGCCCAAACCCAAAGCGATCCTATCGGTTGCCCCACCAATGATCCCCGCTGGCGTCCCCTCGCTGGTGAAATCTCACGAAACCTCCAAATTACCAACGCAACCCTGCCGATTCGCAATGGTTATCCTAGTTCCCGCTTCCTCTTCAATGGCCGCGTTACAGGAGCTGGTGCAACTGGAAGCAGCTTGGGAACCGGCAGAATTGTGATTACCCCCAAAGGCCAAGTGGCCCCCAAACGCTGTGTTTTTATCTCAACGATTTTGGGAACCATCCGATCAGCGAAGGGAGAACAGTGCAATTAA
- a CDS encoding biliverdin-producing heme oxygenase codes for MSINLATQLREGTKKSHTMAENVGFVKCFLKGTVEKSSYRKLTANLYFVYTAMEEEMERHSQHPIVSKIYFPQLNRKQSLEQDLHYYFGPNWREEVAPSEAAQAYVARIREVSATAPELLVAHSYTRYLGDLSGGQILKGIAQRAMNLPEGEGTAFYEFTAIPDEKAFKQLYRQRLDELDIDQATADRIVREANDAFGLNMKMFQELEGNLIKAIGQVLFNSLTYRRNRGSTETLATAEAE; via the coding sequence ATGAGCATTAATCTAGCAACACAGTTGCGTGAAGGTACCAAGAAGTCCCACACGATGGCGGAGAATGTGGGCTTTGTCAAGTGTTTCCTTAAGGGAACGGTGGAAAAGTCCTCCTATCGGAAGTTGACGGCGAATCTCTACTTCGTCTACACCGCAATGGAAGAGGAAATGGAGCGCCACAGCCAGCACCCGATCGTCTCGAAAATTTATTTCCCGCAACTGAACCGCAAGCAGAGTTTGGAACAAGACCTCCACTACTACTTTGGGCCGAACTGGCGGGAGGAGGTCGCCCCTTCAGAAGCCGCACAAGCCTATGTGGCCCGGATTCGCGAAGTATCGGCAACGGCTCCGGAACTCTTGGTTGCCCATTCCTATACCCGCTATTTGGGTGATCTGTCGGGGGGGCAAATTCTGAAGGGGATTGCTCAACGGGCGATGAATCTGCCGGAAGGGGAAGGGACAGCCTTCTATGAGTTCACGGCGATTCCCGATGAGAAGGCCTTTAAGCAACTCTACCGCCAACGTCTGGACGAACTGGATATTGATCAAGCGACTGCCGATCGCATTGTGCGGGAGGCGAATGATGCTTTTGGTCTGAATATGAAGATGTTCCAGGAGTTGGAAGGTAATCTGATCAAGGCGATTGGTCAGGTGTTGTTCAACTCGCTGACCTATCGTCGCAATCGGGGCAGTACGGAAACCCTGGCAACGGCGGAAGCGGAATAG
- a CDS encoding nicotinate phosphoribosyltransferase, protein MHDRTLSLQADDLSLLTDLYELTMAACYVGEGIDQRPASFELFTRDLPPHWGYLIAMGLAQVLAYLEQLHFTPTQIAALQASGVFTHVPDRFWSLLAEARFTGDVWAVPEGTAIFANEPLLRIEAPLWQAQLVETYLLNIVNYQTLVATRTARIRDVAGPTATLLEFGTRRAFGPQASLLAALAALAAGMNGTSNVLAALKLEERPQGTMAHALVMAIATLAGGEDDAFAAFHRYFPQATLLIDTYDPIAAAQRLAAQLAAGNPNLKGVRLDSGDLASLSRQVRALLPGVRILASGDLDEWEIEKLLTAGACIDGYGIGTRLVTGYPVNGVYKLVEIDGIPVMKESNQKMTYPGRKQIFRCLDPYRDRLGLATESPLAGETPLLQPVMCQGQRLAEFEHRFPGTIAAIQERTATSVAQLPAAIRRLSHPATAPVTLSAALDALIQKTQHSP, encoded by the coding sequence ATGCACGATCGTACCCTCAGCCTCCAGGCCGACGATCTCAGCCTGTTAACCGACCTCTATGAGCTAACAATGGCTGCTTGCTATGTGGGTGAAGGGATCGATCAGCGGCCTGCGAGTTTTGAACTCTTTACCCGCGACCTTCCCCCCCACTGGGGCTACTTGATTGCGATGGGCTTGGCCCAGGTCCTCGCCTACCTGGAGCAACTGCACTTCACCCCGACGCAGATCGCGGCGCTTCAGGCTAGCGGGGTATTTACCCATGTTCCCGATCGCTTCTGGTCCTTGCTAGCTGAAGCCCGGTTTACTGGGGATGTGTGGGCCGTTCCTGAAGGCACGGCGATCTTTGCCAATGAACCCCTCCTGCGGATTGAGGCTCCCCTCTGGCAGGCCCAACTGGTGGAAACCTACCTGCTCAATATCGTTAACTATCAGACCCTGGTGGCCACTCGCACTGCCCGGATTCGTGATGTGGCTGGTCCTACGGCCACCCTTCTGGAATTTGGTACCCGGCGGGCTTTTGGCCCCCAAGCCTCTCTACTAGCTGCCCTGGCTGCCCTGGCTGCGGGGATGAATGGCACCTCCAATGTCTTAGCTGCCCTTAAATTAGAGGAACGTCCCCAAGGCACAATGGCCCACGCCTTGGTCATGGCGATCGCGACCCTAGCGGGGGGCGAAGATGACGCCTTTGCCGCTTTCCATCGCTACTTTCCCCAGGCTACCCTCTTAATCGACACTTATGATCCGATCGCTGCGGCCCAACGTCTTGCTGCCCAGCTTGCCGCGGGCAATCCCAACCTAAAAGGGGTACGTTTGGATTCTGGGGATCTGGCTAGTCTCTCCCGCCAGGTGCGTGCTCTGTTGCCTGGGGTACGCATCCTCGCCAGTGGTGACCTGGACGAATGGGAGATTGAAAAATTGCTGACCGCCGGGGCCTGCATTGACGGCTACGGCATTGGCACTCGCCTTGTCACGGGCTATCCAGTGAATGGGGTGTATAAGTTAGTCGAGATTGATGGCATTCCTGTCATGAAGGAATCTAACCAAAAAATGACCTATCCTGGTCGTAAGCAGATCTTCCGTTGCCTTGACCCCTACCGCGATCGTCTCGGCCTTGCGACAGAATCTCCCCTGGCCGGAGAAACTCCCCTGCTCCAACCGGTCATGTGCCAAGGCCAGCGTCTGGCTGAGTTTGAGCACCGATTTCCGGGCACGATCGCCGCCATTCAGGAGCGGACAGCTACCAGTGTGGCCCAGCTTCCCGCTGCCATCCGTCGGCTCAGCCATCCTGCGACTGCCCCCGTCACCCTCTCTGCTGCTCTGGATGCCCTTATCCAAAAGACCCAGCACTCCCCGTAA
- the urtE gene encoding urea ABC transporter ATP-binding subunit UrtE has protein sequence MTPTLPAPPADPTTHAMLQITGLNVYYGESHILRDVDLTVPQGKMVCLIGRNGVGKTTLLKSVIGLLKPRSGRILFDQELITAKSPDQRARLGIGYVPQGREIIPRLTVKENLLLGLEARPQRARQQTIPPEIFQLFPVLETMLGRMGGDLSGGQQQQLAIARALMGNPRLLVLDEPTEGIQPSIILEIEAAVRRIIETTGISVLLVEQHLHFVRQADWYYAMQKGGIVASGPTDGLSQEVIQKFLAV, from the coding sequence ATGACCCCAACCCTCCCCGCTCCCCCTGCTGATCCCACGACCCATGCCATGCTGCAAATTACGGGTCTCAATGTTTATTACGGCGAAAGCCATATTCTGCGCGATGTCGATCTCACAGTGCCCCAGGGAAAAATGGTTTGCCTGATTGGCCGTAATGGGGTCGGCAAGACGACCCTGCTCAAGTCGGTGATCGGGTTACTCAAACCCCGATCGGGCCGGATCCTCTTTGACCAAGAACTGATTACAGCTAAATCTCCGGATCAGCGGGCGCGGCTAGGCATTGGCTATGTCCCCCAAGGCCGCGAAATTATTCCCCGATTGACGGTGAAGGAAAATTTATTGCTGGGTTTGGAGGCTCGCCCACAGCGTGCCCGTCAGCAAACGATTCCACCAGAAATTTTCCAACTTTTCCCTGTGCTGGAAACCATGCTGGGTCGGATGGGAGGCGACCTCAGTGGTGGCCAGCAGCAGCAGTTGGCGATCGCCCGTGCGCTGATGGGGAATCCCCGCCTCCTAGTCCTAGATGAACCAACGGAGGGAATTCAACCCTCGATTATTTTGGAAATTGAAGCGGCAGTGCGGCGCATTATTGAAACCACGGGCATCTCGGTGCTGCTGGTGGAGCAACATCTACACTTTGTCCGACAGGCGGATTGGTACTACGCCATGCAAAAGGGCGGTATCGTTGCCTCTGGCCCTACTGATGGCTTGAGTCAAGAGGTGATCCAAAAATTCCTGGCGGTCTAA
- a CDS encoding carboxypeptidase regulatory-like domain-containing protein has protein sequence MTIPRKLLAPLILLAIVGLAPRSLAHMVESNYILTDQLEFTSTFSTGEPFASAPVKVYAPNNREKPWLEAKTDANGKFAFKPDPNIPGNWEVQIGEGGHFDSYTVPVAAQGVQLDQIVDAGRQDLHYASSPLLLAGTALVVVGSLGTAYVTRRRSGARSSLP, from the coding sequence ATGACTATCCCACGCAAACTCTTGGCTCCCCTCATCCTGCTGGCGATCGTTGGTCTAGCGCCGCGATCGCTGGCCCACATGGTTGAAAGTAACTATATCCTCACGGATCAGTTGGAATTCACCTCTACCTTTAGCACTGGTGAACCCTTTGCCTCGGCGCCGGTGAAAGTCTATGCCCCCAATAATCGGGAAAAGCCCTGGCTAGAAGCCAAGACCGATGCCAATGGCAAGTTTGCCTTCAAACCCGATCCCAACATCCCCGGTAACTGGGAAGTCCAGATTGGGGAAGGGGGCCATTTTGATAGCTATACAGTCCCTGTGGCAGCCCAAGGGGTTCAACTCGATCAGATTGTTGATGCGGGCAGGCAAGATCTACACTACGCTAGCTCACCGCTCTTGCTGGCAGGCACAGCGCTGGTCGTGGTCGGTAGCCTCGGGACAGCCTACGTCACGCGTCGTCGCTCTGGGGCTAGGTCTTCGCTTCCGTAG